A window of the Dermatophagoides farinae isolate YC_2012a chromosome 2, ASM2471394v1, whole genome shotgun sequence genome harbors these coding sequences:
- the LOC124491721 gene encoding uncharacterized protein LOC124491721: MLTIPDDVKQRLASARSNVSLLHVRRWDMARTELLRSELDELNQKLIELVGEEEIPEEELKKMGDYNKKLDLYMEHLKKMRIVVVRNQSNVQDDSGDHLRTSTPFNSIVNNFADTSSLNRCRPVKMDQLPTFDGKFAFWNAYKIMIEKLLINNTSLSEDLKKSMLLKTMKKDPEKFVTNLIGQRLSLAEIWSRVCVKFDDPQRAILEIKKDLESIPRIESENDVHDLKKTKDIVENANLAIKNLVSDVMFYTINLIQAVATRFYYKAQRHMLAKIKDFDQLVNYIDKLYDEALCYDYNKIRKDSPLKKQEPPMISNSTAAITTNCYICEKFHQNNFECLKNYDVKTVANLIKSKGLCFRCLKRGHLSKNCQMSSKLKCDKCPRLHATEMHEVIIELFQTKPKVIDESSPATEESMIGNAAAISVVDQSKNGFEIKKNSKSESRPLLYGSCNGIQSRMLFDYGSDVSLIDKELVKDKSNDSDKNCTVYSSSPLVGKEASRRKVSLERHKANLCNVNICTRPIIDLSENESDIYEPIIDLLNRQDNGDIDEPIIDLLNRQDNGDIDELIIEDDKIIDHSRNELFLKSDHELLNFEIENDLNVNDEDVDDDLKIVRKENGRYEARLPFLSDIRPANDFDKALIVWNKSFKQSENKSMKNEYEKQLLAYVDSDQTMVMDDPNGYLLPYHPIYRESASAPLCIVFNGSFGFDVSNQLLWKGHAHGLNIFDHLMKFRKGKFAVSADLSKAFLQMKVSTFGLVSSPVILTSVTKKLLCEQNFGTIAKSQIKQHHEMLLHDGIETTVPNLYHIEKKSVYYCKFCQIEKRKPVDQPFTQLPSTRTSFVALFEAVCIVLFDLLRYRNRKKFFGLLATGFVSRNHDLLMKIEKLWKQKYFDSLIQRRRCDWPLKFKFFEIFYDRLRTYPFWNRRGSVVKWVVLDERAKQLAQILLKKSERASISKKIVHVFCCQNFCIYCLVFCFLNCIKIQSFNKLRLFN, encoded by the coding sequence ATGTTGACAATTCCGGATGATGTGAAGCAACGATTGGCTTCGGCCAGAAGTAATGTATCCCTTCTTCATGTAAGACGTTGGGACATGGCTCGGACAGAACTATTACGTTCTGAATTAGATGAATTGAACCAGAAATTGATCGAGTTAGTCggagaagaagaaattcCCGAAGAGGAATTAAAAAAGATGGGCGACTACAACAAGAAATTAGATTTGTACATGGAACATCTGAAAAAGATGAGAATTGTTGTAGTTCGAAATCAGTCCAACGTTCAGGACGATTCTGGTGATCATCTACGTACCTCAACCCCGTTCAATTCAATAGTTAACAATTTTGCggatacatcatcattgaatagaTGTCGACCAGTTAAGATGGATCAGTTACCGACTTTCGATGGTAAATTCGCATTTTGGAATGCATATAAAATCATGATCGAGAAGttattgatcaacaataCATCGCTTTCAGAGGATTTAAAgaaatcaatgttgttgaaaacCATGAAAAAGGATCCAGAGAAATTTGTGACAAATTTGATCGGTCAACGATTATCATTAGCCGAGATCTGGTCGAGAGTTTGCGTCAAATTTGATGATCCCCAACGGGCGATATTGGAAATCAAGAAAGATCTAGAATCTATCCCAAGAATCGAATCAGAAAATGATGTTcatgatttgaaaaagacAAAAGATATAGTAGAAAACGCCAATTTGGCAATCAAAAATTTGGTTTCAGACGTAATGTTCTACacgatcaatttgattcaggCAGTAGCCACCAGATTCTACTATAAAGCTCAACGTCATATGCTGGCGAAGATAAaagattttgatcaattagTCAACTATATCGATAAGCTATACGATGAAGCTCTTTGTTATGATTACAATAAGATTCGTAAAGATAGTCCATTGAAGAAACAAGAGCCACCGATGATATCGAATAGCACAGCCGCTATCACGACTAATTGTTATATTTGTGAAAagtttcatcaaaataattttgaatgtttgaaaaattatgatgtCAAAACAGTAGCAAatctaatcaaatcaaaaggATTGTGCTTCAGATGTTTGAAAAGAGGACATTTAAgtaaaaattgtcaaatgtCATCGAAACTTAAATGTGATAAATGTCCACGTCTTCATGCTACCGAAATGCATGAAGtgattattgaattgtttCAAACGAAACCCAAAGTGATCGACGAATCTAGTCCAGCCACGGAAGAATCAATGATCGGTAATGCAGCAGCGATATCAGTAGTTGATCAATCGAAAAATGGTTTTGAGATCAAAAAGAATTCTAAGTCAGAAAGTCGACCGTTATTGTATGGGTCATGTAATGGAATTCAGAGTCGTATGCTGTTTGATTATGGTTCGGATGTTTCGTTGATCGATAAAGAATTGGTAAAAGACAAGTCAAATGATTCTGACAAAAATTGTACCGTCTATTCGTCGTCACCACTAGTAGGAAAAGAAGCAAGTCGACGAAAAGTATCGCTGGAAAGACATAAAGCTAATTTATGTAATGTAAATATTTGTACCAGACCAATCATCGATTTGTCAGAAAATGAAAGTGATATTTATGAACCAATTATTGATCTTTTGAATCGTCAAGATAATGGAGATATTGATGAACCAATTATTGATCTTTTGAATCGTCAAGATAATGGAGATATTGATGAACTAATTATTGAAGAtgacaaaattattgatcattctagaaatgaattatttttgaaatctgatcatgaattattgaattttgaaattgaaaatgatttgaacGTTAACGACGAAGACGTTGacgatgatttgaaaattgtacGAAAAGAGAATGGACGATATGAGGCTCGATTGCCTTTTCTTTCAGATATTCGTCCAGccaatgattttgataagGCTCTTATTGTATGGAATAAATCGTTCAAACAATCAGAAAATAAGAGCATGAAAAAcgaatatgaaaaacaattattggCTTATGTTGATAGCGATCAAACAATGGTAATGGATGATCCAAACGGCTATTTGTTGCCGTACCATCCGATTTATCGAGAATCCGCGTCCGCACCGTTGTGTATTGTTTTCAACGGATCGTTTGGATTTGACGTTTCGAATCAGTTGCTATGGAAAGGCCATGCACACGGTCTTaacatttttgatcatctcATGAAATTCCGCAAAGGAAAATTCGCCGTATCGGCCGATCTGTCAAAGGCGTTTCTGCAAATGAAAGTTTCAACATTCGGGTTAGTGTCTTCACCCGTGATATTGACATCGGTCactaaaaaattattgtgtGAGCAAAATTTTGGAACTATTGCTAAATCCCAGATCAAACAGCATCATGAAATGTTATTGCATGATGGTATTGAAACTACCGTTCCTAATTTGTATCATATTGAAAAGAAATctgtttattattgtaaaTTTTGTCAAATTGAAAAGCGAAAACCTGTCGATCAACCATTTACTCAATTACCATCAACCCGAACAAGTTTTGTTGCTCTTTTTGAAGCTGTAtgtattgttttatttgatctATTGCGATATCGgaacagaaaaaagttttttggtttgttggCCACCGGTTTTGTTTCTCGTAATCATGATCtcttgatgaaaattgaaaaactatGGAAGCAAAAATAtttcgattcattgattcaacgTAGACGTTGTGATTGgccattgaaattcaaattctttgaaatCTTCTACGATCGGTTACGGACATATCCTTTTTGGAATCGGCGGGGGAGTGTCGTGAAGTGGGTCGTCCTCGATGAACGGGCCAAGCAATTGGCGCAAATTCTACTGAAAAAGAGTGAGCGAGCCAGTATTAGCAAGAAAATTGTACATGTGTTTTGttgtcaaaatttttgtatttattgtttagttttttgctttttgaaTTGTATTAAGATACAATCATTTAATAAACTACGTTTATTTAACTAA